Proteins from one Micromonospora sp. M71_S20 genomic window:
- a CDS encoding VWA domain-containing protein: MIRFLQPWWLLAVLPVLALAALYVWRQLHRRAYAMRFTNVDLLRTLAPKGLGWRRHVPATAFLLCLLVLATALARPSVDTREPLERATVMLAIDVSLSMQADDVAPNRLEAAQEAAKQFVGELPESYNLGLVSFAKSANVLVPPGKDRDAVTSAIDGLVLAEATATGEAVFTCLEAIRSVPADGAAGIPPARIVLLSDGYRTSGRSVEEAAAAAQAANVPVSTIAFGTDSGQVDIGGQLQRVPVDRLALADLAEATEGYFYEAASVTELKQVYQDMGSSIGFRTEPREVTQWYAGVALLLALCAGALNLLWSSRML, from the coding sequence ATGATCCGCTTTCTGCAACCGTGGTGGCTGCTGGCCGTGCTGCCGGTGCTCGCCCTCGCCGCGCTCTACGTCTGGCGGCAGCTGCACCGCCGGGCGTACGCGATGCGGTTCACCAACGTGGACCTGCTGCGCACCCTGGCGCCGAAGGGGCTGGGCTGGCGGCGGCACGTGCCCGCCACGGCGTTCCTGCTCTGCCTGCTGGTGCTGGCGACCGCGCTGGCCCGGCCGTCGGTCGACACCCGGGAGCCGCTGGAGCGGGCCACCGTGATGCTCGCCATCGACGTGTCGCTGTCCATGCAGGCCGACGACGTGGCGCCGAACCGGTTGGAGGCGGCGCAGGAGGCGGCCAAGCAGTTCGTCGGCGAGCTGCCGGAGAGCTACAACCTGGGGCTGGTCTCGTTCGCCAAGTCGGCGAACGTGCTGGTGCCGCCGGGCAAGGACCGCGACGCGGTGACCAGCGCGATCGACGGGCTGGTGCTGGCGGAGGCGACGGCGACGGGGGAGGCGGTCTTCACCTGCCTGGAGGCGATCCGGTCGGTGCCGGCGGACGGCGCGGCGGGGATCCCGCCGGCCCGCATCGTGCTGCTCTCCGACGGGTACCGCACCTCGGGCCGGTCGGTGGAGGAGGCGGCCGCGGCCGCGCAGGCGGCGAACGTGCCGGTCTCCACCATCGCATTCGGCACCGACTCGGGGCAGGTGGACATCGGCGGTCAGCTGCAACGGGTGCCGGTGGACCGGCTGGCCCTGGCCGACCTGGCCGAGGCCACCGAGGGCTACTTCTACGAGGCGGCGTCGGTGACCGAGCTGAAGCAGGTCTACCAGGACATGGGCAGCTCGATCGGGTTCCGCACGGAACCCCGCGAGGTCACCCAGTGGTACGCGGGGGTGGCCCTGCTGCTGGCGCTCTGCGCCGGCGCGCTCAACCTGCTGTGGTCCTCGCGGATGCTCTGA
- the fabG gene encoding 3-oxoacyl-ACP reductase FabG, which yields MARTVLVTGGNRGIGLAIAQAFAKQGDRVAVTHRSGDAPEGLFGVRCDVTDSASVDAAFTAVEAELGPVEVLVANAGITDDTLLLRMSEEQFTRVLDTNLTGAFRCAKRASGKMLRAKWGRMIFISSVVGLYGSPGQVNYAASKAGLVGVARSITRELGSRNITANVVAPGYVETDMTAGLPEDRRTEYRKAIPANRFAQPDEIAGVVTWLAGDAAGYVSGAVIPVDGGLGMGH from the coding sequence GTGGCCCGTACCGTCCTGGTGACCGGCGGCAACCGGGGGATCGGCCTGGCCATCGCGCAGGCCTTCGCCAAGCAGGGCGACCGGGTGGCGGTGACCCACCGCAGCGGCGACGCGCCCGAGGGGCTGTTCGGGGTCCGCTGCGACGTGACCGACTCCGCGTCGGTCGACGCGGCGTTCACCGCGGTCGAGGCCGAGCTGGGGCCGGTGGAGGTGCTCGTCGCCAACGCCGGGATCACCGACGACACGCTGCTGCTGCGGATGTCGGAGGAGCAGTTCACCCGCGTGCTGGACACCAACCTGACGGGCGCGTTCCGGTGCGCCAAGCGCGCCTCGGGCAAGATGCTGCGCGCGAAGTGGGGCCGGATGATCTTCATCTCCTCGGTGGTCGGCCTCTACGGCAGCCCCGGCCAGGTCAACTACGCGGCGAGCAAGGCCGGCCTGGTGGGCGTGGCCCGCTCGATCACCCGCGAGCTGGGCAGCCGCAACATCACGGCCAACGTGGTCGCGCCCGGCTACGTGGAGACCGACATGACCGCGGGCCTGCCCGAGGACCGCAGGACCGAGTACCGCAAGGCCATCCCCGCCAACCGGTTCGCCCAGCCGGACGAGATCGCGGGCGTGGTCACCTGGCTGGCCGGCGACGCCGCCGGCTACGTCTCCGGCGCCGTCATCCCGGTCGACGGCGGCCTCGGCATGGGCCACTGA
- the fabI gene encoding enoyl-ACP reductase FabI codes for MSGLLAGKRLLVTGVITDASIAFSVAKLAQENGAQVVLTGYGRLSLVERIARRLPEPAPVIELDVTDADHLAGLGDRVREHVDGLDGVVHSIGFAPQSCLGGGFLDAPWEDVATALHVSTYSYKSLAMAALPLMSAGGAVVGLTFDATKAWPVYDWMGVAKAGLESASRYLALHLGKQGIRSNLVAAGPLRTIAAKSIPGFDQFEQAWADRAPLGWSLTDQEPAARACLALLSDWFPATTGEIVHVDGGYHAIGA; via the coding sequence ATGTCCGGACTGCTCGCCGGTAAGCGGCTGCTGGTCACCGGCGTCATCACCGACGCCTCGATCGCCTTCTCGGTGGCGAAGCTCGCCCAGGAGAACGGGGCGCAGGTCGTGCTCACCGGCTACGGCCGGCTCTCCCTGGTGGAGCGGATCGCCAGGCGACTGCCCGAGCCCGCCCCGGTGATCGAGCTGGACGTGACCGACGCCGACCACCTCGCCGGGCTCGGCGACCGCGTGCGCGAGCACGTCGACGGCCTCGACGGGGTGGTGCACTCCATCGGCTTCGCCCCGCAGAGCTGCCTCGGCGGCGGCTTCCTCGACGCCCCGTGGGAGGACGTGGCGACCGCGCTGCACGTCTCCACGTACTCCTACAAGTCCCTGGCCATGGCGGCGCTGCCGCTGATGTCCGCCGGCGGCGCGGTGGTCGGCCTGACCTTCGACGCCACGAAGGCGTGGCCCGTCTACGACTGGATGGGCGTGGCCAAGGCCGGGCTGGAGTCCGCCTCCCGCTACCTGGCGCTGCACCTGGGCAAGCAGGGCATCCGCAGCAACCTGGTCGCCGCCGGGCCGCTGCGCACCATCGCCGCCAAGTCGATCCCCGGCTTCGACCAGTTCGAACAGGCCTGGGCCGATCGCGCGCCGCTGGGTTGGAGCCTCACCGACCAGGAGCCGGCCGCGCGGGCCTGCCTGGCGCTGCTGTCCGACTGGTTCCCGGCCACCACCGGCGAGATCGTGCACGTCGACGGCGGTTACCACGCCATCGGCGCCTGA
- a CDS encoding ferrochelatase, with the protein MAYDAVVLVSFGGPERPEDVMPFLQNVTRGRGVPPERLAEVAEHYQHFGGVSPINQQCRELLAAVREDFAANGVDLPVYWGNRNWDPMLADTVAQMRDDGVTHALAFVTSAFGGYSSCRQYQEDIAAARAAVGPDAPLIDKLRQFWDHPGFVEPHADAVRAALGRLDPAKRSGTRLVFTAHSVPNSMAANAGPHGGRYEAQLAEVARLVHAAAAPDLPWDLVWQSRSGPPQVPWLEPDVNDHLRTLAEAGTTAVVVSPIGFVSDHLEVVWDLDTEARQTAGQLGLDFVRAATPGTDPRFVAMVRELIRERTEPDGVALRRRLGELPMWDTCPTVCCVPARRPAAAPEAGNPAS; encoded by the coding sequence ATGGCGTACGACGCGGTGGTCCTGGTGTCCTTCGGCGGACCGGAACGGCCCGAGGACGTGATGCCCTTCCTGCAGAACGTGACCCGGGGGCGGGGCGTGCCGCCGGAGCGGCTGGCGGAGGTTGCCGAGCACTACCAGCACTTCGGTGGCGTCTCGCCGATCAACCAGCAGTGCCGGGAACTGCTCGCGGCGGTCCGGGAGGACTTCGCCGCCAACGGCGTCGACCTGCCCGTCTACTGGGGCAACCGGAACTGGGACCCGATGCTCGCCGACACCGTGGCGCAGATGCGCGACGACGGCGTCACCCACGCCCTGGCGTTCGTGACCAGCGCCTTCGGCGGCTACTCCTCCTGCCGGCAGTACCAGGAGGACATCGCCGCCGCCCGCGCTGCGGTCGGCCCCGACGCCCCGTTGATCGACAAGCTCCGCCAGTTCTGGGACCACCCCGGCTTCGTCGAGCCGCACGCCGACGCGGTGCGGGCGGCGCTGGGCCGGCTCGATCCGGCGAAGCGGAGCGGCACCCGGCTGGTGTTCACCGCGCACTCGGTGCCGAACTCGATGGCCGCCAACGCCGGCCCGCACGGCGGCCGGTACGAGGCGCAGCTCGCCGAGGTCGCCCGGCTGGTGCACGCCGCGGCCGCCCCGGACCTGCCCTGGGACCTGGTCTGGCAGAGCCGCTCCGGCCCGCCGCAGGTGCCGTGGCTGGAGCCGGACGTCAACGACCACCTGCGTACGCTGGCCGAGGCCGGCACCACCGCCGTGGTGGTGAGCCCGATCGGGTTCGTCTCCGACCACCTGGAGGTGGTGTGGGACCTGGACACCGAGGCGCGCCAGACGGCCGGGCAGCTCGGGCTGGACTTCGTCCGGGCGGCCACCCCCGGCACCGACCCCCGGTTCGTGGCGATGGTCCGCGAGCTGATCCGGGAGCGGACCGAGCCCGACGGGGTCGCCCTGCGCCGCCGCCTCGGCGAGCTGCCCATGTGGGACACCTGCCCCACGGTGTGCTGCGTCCCGGCCCGCCGCCCCGCCGCCGCCCCGGAAGCCGGGAACCCGGCCTCCTGA
- a CDS encoding HAD-IIA family hydrolase: MQDRKPVESWLTDMDGVLVHEGQPVPGAPEFVSRLRASGKPFLVLTNNSIYTPRDLTARLSRMGLDVPEQAIWSSALATAQFLADQRPGGTAYVIGEAGLTTALHAVGYVLTDFAPDYVVLGETRTYSFEAITKAVRLINDGARFICTNPDVTGPSVEGALPAAGSVAAMISKATGIEPYFVGKPNPMMMRSALNTINAHSETTAMIGDRMDTDILCGLEAGLETILVLTGISSRAEAERYPYRPSRIVDSVADLVDEI, encoded by the coding sequence ATGCAGGACCGCAAGCCGGTGGAGAGCTGGCTGACCGACATGGACGGCGTGCTGGTGCACGAGGGCCAGCCCGTGCCCGGGGCACCGGAGTTCGTCTCCCGGCTGCGCGCCTCCGGCAAGCCGTTCCTGGTGCTCACCAACAACTCGATCTACACGCCCCGCGACCTCACCGCCCGGCTGAGCCGGATGGGCCTCGACGTGCCGGAGCAGGCGATCTGGTCCTCCGCGCTGGCCACCGCCCAGTTCCTGGCCGACCAGCGCCCGGGCGGCACCGCGTACGTGATCGGGGAGGCCGGGCTCACCACGGCGCTGCACGCGGTCGGCTACGTGCTGACCGACTTCGCCCCGGACTACGTGGTCCTGGGCGAGACCCGCACCTACAGCTTCGAGGCGATCACCAAGGCGGTCCGGCTGATCAACGACGGGGCCCGGTTCATCTGCACCAACCCCGACGTGACCGGCCCGTCGGTGGAGGGCGCGCTGCCGGCCGCCGGCTCCGTCGCCGCGATGATCTCCAAGGCGACGGGGATCGAGCCGTACTTCGTCGGCAAGCCCAATCCGATGATGATGCGCTCGGCGCTGAACACGATCAACGCGCACTCCGAGACGACCGCGATGATCGGCGACCGGATGGACACCGACATCCTCTGCGGGCTGGAGGCCGGGCTGGAGACGATCCTGGTGCTGACCGGCATCAGCAGCCGCGCCGAGGCGGAGCGCTACCCGTACCGTCCGTCGCGGATCGTCGACTCCGTCGCCGACCTGGTCGACGAGATCTGA
- a CDS encoding DUF3097 domain-containing protein encodes MGRYADDVLAGDWRRRKVTPEVDAEPDLVVEDADSGFCGAVVGFEAGAVVLEDRHGRRRNFPLLPAAFLLDGRPVTLRRPTRAPVPAASRRTASGSIAVDGVRAQVAKASRIWVEGIHDAALVERIWGDDLRIEGVVVQPLDGIDALDAEVRDFAPGPGRRLGVLVDHLVAGSKESRIVAKVTSPHVLVTGHPYVDVWQAVKPAALGIPAWPVVPPGRPWKEGVCAALGVAEPADMWRHILSRVDSFADVETPLINAMERLIDFVTEPA; translated from the coding sequence ATGGGGCGGTACGCGGACGATGTGCTGGCGGGGGACTGGCGGCGGCGGAAGGTCACGCCCGAGGTGGACGCCGAGCCGGACCTCGTGGTCGAGGACGCCGACTCCGGCTTCTGCGGGGCGGTGGTCGGCTTCGAGGCAGGCGCGGTGGTGCTGGAGGACCGGCACGGACGCCGGCGCAACTTCCCGCTGCTGCCGGCGGCGTTCCTGCTCGACGGGCGGCCCGTGACGCTGCGCCGGCCGACCCGCGCCCCGGTGCCGGCCGCCAGCCGCCGCACCGCCTCCGGCTCGATCGCCGTCGACGGCGTACGCGCCCAGGTCGCCAAGGCCAGCCGGATCTGGGTGGAGGGCATCCACGACGCCGCCCTGGTCGAGCGGATCTGGGGCGACGACCTGCGCATCGAGGGCGTGGTGGTGCAGCCGCTGGACGGCATCGACGCGCTCGACGCCGAGGTGCGCGACTTCGCCCCGGGCCCCGGCCGGCGCCTCGGCGTGCTCGTCGACCACCTGGTCGCCGGCTCCAAGGAGAGCCGGATCGTCGCGAAGGTGACCTCCCCGCACGTGCTGGTCACCGGGCACCCGTACGTCGACGTGTGGCAGGCGGTGAAGCCGGCGGCGCTGGGCATCCCGGCGTGGCCCGTGGTGCCGCCGGGGCGGCCGTGGAAGGAGGGCGTCTGCGCCGCGCTCGGGGTCGCCGAGCCGGCGGACATGTGGCGGCACATCCTGTCCCGGGTCGACAGCTTCGCCGACGTGGAGACCCCGCTGATCAACGCGATGGAACGACTGATCGACTTCGTCACCGAACCGGCCTGA
- a CDS encoding serine hydrolase, which translates to MSLLPETTRQVDALVAGAQSAGRTPSLLIGVVRDGALTHLATAGEHPRPDADLQYRLGSISKTMTATLVMQERDAGRLALDDPLEKHLPGTGVGTRTLRQLLGHASGLRREPDGQWWERAEVGDLTTLLAGVSAEKIAYPPHRSYHYSNLAYGLLGGVLERITGTPWAELLRQRVLEPLGMRRTTYTATEPFARGYVVHPWHDTLREEPRTDTGAMAPAGQLWSTAEDLARWAAFLADPAPEVLAADTLTEMCVPVSISDVDSWTGGHGLGLELYRQGERVYVGHGGSMPGYVAALAVHRPSRTGVIGFANSYGFRTGGIGGLALRILTTVLDAEPAFAQPWRPAAAPPPAEVDEVTGRWWWMGASLDVVWDAAAGELVAYVRGERVSVFVPAGPDRWRGRSGPENGEILSVLRDGSGRAVALDIATFVFTRTPDQEP; encoded by the coding sequence GTGTCCCTGTTGCCCGAGACCACCCGCCAGGTCGATGCCCTCGTCGCCGGGGCACAGTCCGCCGGCCGTACGCCGTCGCTGCTGATCGGCGTGGTGCGGGACGGCGCGCTGACCCACCTCGCCACCGCCGGCGAGCACCCGCGCCCCGACGCCGACCTCCAGTACCGCCTCGGGTCGATCAGCAAGACCATGACCGCCACCCTGGTCATGCAGGAGCGCGACGCCGGCCGGCTGGCCCTGGACGACCCGCTGGAGAAGCACCTGCCCGGCACCGGTGTGGGCACGCGCACGCTGCGGCAGCTGCTCGGCCACGCCAGCGGCCTGCGCCGCGAGCCGGACGGACAGTGGTGGGAGCGCGCCGAGGTGGGGGACCTGACCACCCTGCTGGCCGGGGTGAGCGCCGAGAAGATCGCCTATCCCCCGCACCGCTCGTACCACTACTCCAACCTGGCGTACGGGCTGCTCGGCGGCGTGCTGGAACGGATCACGGGCACCCCCTGGGCCGAGCTGCTGCGCCAGCGCGTGCTGGAGCCGCTCGGCATGCGCCGCACCACGTACACGGCCACCGAGCCGTTCGCCCGCGGCTACGTGGTGCACCCGTGGCACGACACGCTGCGGGAGGAGCCGCGTACCGACACCGGGGCGATGGCCCCGGCCGGGCAGCTCTGGTCCACCGCCGAGGACCTGGCCCGGTGGGCGGCCTTCCTGGCCGACCCGGCGCCGGAGGTGCTGGCGGCGGACACGCTGACCGAGATGTGCGTCCCGGTGTCGATCAGCGACGTCGACTCGTGGACCGGCGGGCACGGCCTCGGGCTGGAGCTCTACCGGCAGGGCGAGCGGGTGTACGTCGGGCACGGCGGCTCGATGCCCGGCTACGTGGCCGCCCTGGCGGTGCACCGCCCGTCGCGCACCGGCGTGATCGGCTTCGCCAACTCGTACGGCTTCCGCACCGGCGGGATCGGCGGGCTCGCGCTACGGATCCTCACCACCGTCCTGGACGCCGAGCCGGCGTTCGCGCAGCCCTGGCGGCCGGCCGCCGCTCCCCCGCCCGCCGAGGTCGACGAGGTGACCGGTCGTTGGTGGTGGATGGGGGCGTCGCTCGACGTCGTCTGGGACGCGGCCGCGGGTGAGCTGGTCGCGTACGTGCGCGGCGAGCGGGTGAGCGTGTTCGTCCCGGCGGGGCCGGACCGCTGGCGGGGCCGCTCCGGCCCGGAGAACGGCGAGATCCTGTCGGTGCTGCGCGACGGGTCGGGGCGGGCGGTGGCGCTCGACATCGCCACCTTCGTCTTCACCCGCACCCCCGACCAGGAGCCCTGA
- a CDS encoding NfeD family protein, translating to MDAVLWIVLGVVLAVAEIFTTTLFLIMFAVGALAAAGAAALGAPVEVQAIVFAGVSALTVLGVRPTLRRHRRSALESGEQPFGVEAIEGSTALVLEQVDAGQGMVKIDGELWQARSYDASQHFAPGDRVQVIQVRGATALVWRDDVSPSGELPEAKR from the coding sequence GTGGACGCCGTGCTGTGGATCGTGTTGGGTGTCGTTCTGGCGGTCGCTGAGATCTTCACGACGACGCTGTTTCTGATCATGTTCGCGGTCGGGGCCCTGGCCGCCGCGGGAGCGGCGGCGCTCGGCGCCCCGGTCGAGGTGCAGGCGATCGTCTTCGCCGGGGTGTCGGCGCTGACGGTGCTGGGCGTGCGGCCCACCCTGCGCAGGCACCGCCGCTCCGCGCTCGAGAGCGGCGAGCAGCCCTTCGGCGTGGAGGCGATCGAGGGCAGCACGGCGCTGGTGCTGGAGCAGGTCGACGCCGGGCAGGGCATGGTGAAGATCGACGGCGAGCTCTGGCAGGCCCGCTCCTACGACGCGAGTCAGCACTTCGCCCCTGGCGACCGGGTTCAGGTGATCCAGGTGCGGGGCGCCACCGCCCTGGTGTGGCGGGACGACGTTTCCCCTTCCGGCGAGCTACCCGAAGCGAAAAGGTGA
- a CDS encoding SPFH domain-containing protein, whose amino-acid sequence MELVIPVLLIAIALIGVITLAKAVRIVPQQRQDVVERLGKYKRTLNPGLNILVPFVDAVRTKVDMREQVVSFPPQPVITSDNLVVSIDTVLYFKVVDSVRATYEISNFLQAIEQLTVTTLRNVIGSLDLERALTSRDQINRHLSGVLDETTGRWGIKVTRVELKAIEPPASIRDSMEKQMRAERDRRAAILNAEGHKQSQILTAEGEKQSAVLRADGDRQARILQAEGQAKAIKTVFDAIHQANPSQKVLAYQYLQALPQIANGTANKVWIVPAELTKALEGMGGALGGLSRMVGDEPTPEAAGGASEVEREAAEAAQAAAAAAQQIHDEVRVAEAQATGGRPQGLPAPEPVSPASLLNDPADQRQRG is encoded by the coding sequence ATGGAACTTGTGATCCCGGTCCTACTGATCGCCATCGCGCTGATCGGGGTGATCACCCTGGCCAAGGCGGTGCGGATCGTGCCGCAGCAGCGTCAGGACGTGGTCGAGCGGCTCGGCAAGTACAAGCGCACGCTCAACCCGGGGCTGAACATCCTGGTCCCGTTCGTCGACGCGGTGCGTACCAAGGTCGACATGCGTGAGCAGGTGGTCAGCTTCCCGCCGCAGCCGGTGATCACCTCCGACAACCTGGTCGTCTCGATCGACACGGTCCTCTACTTCAAGGTCGTCGACTCGGTCCGGGCCACCTACGAGATCTCGAACTTCCTCCAGGCCATCGAGCAGCTCACCGTCACCACGCTGCGTAACGTGATCGGGTCGCTGGACCTGGAGCGGGCGCTGACCAGCCGCGACCAGATCAACCGTCATCTGTCGGGCGTGCTGGACGAGACGACCGGCCGCTGGGGCATCAAGGTCACCCGGGTGGAGCTCAAGGCGATCGAGCCGCCGGCGAGCATCCGCGACTCGATGGAGAAGCAGATGCGCGCCGAGCGGGACCGCCGGGCGGCGATCCTGAACGCCGAGGGGCACAAGCAGTCGCAGATCCTCACGGCCGAGGGTGAGAAGCAGTCCGCGGTGCTGCGCGCCGACGGTGACCGGCAGGCCCGGATCCTCCAGGCCGAGGGTCAGGCGAAGGCGATCAAGACGGTGTTCGACGCGATCCACCAGGCGAACCCGAGCCAGAAGGTGCTCGCCTACCAGTACCTCCAGGCCCTGCCGCAGATCGCCAACGGCACCGCGAACAAGGTCTGGATCGTGCCGGCCGAGCTGACCAAGGCCCTGGAGGGCATGGGTGGCGCGCTCGGCGGGCTGAGCCGGATGGTCGGCGACGAGCCGACGCCGGAGGCGGCCGGCGGCGCGAGCGAGGTGGAGCGCGAGGCGGCCGAGGCCGCGCAGGCCGCGGCGGCCGCCGCGCAGCAGATCCACGACGAGGTACGCGTCGCCGAGGCGCAGGCCACCGGCGGCAGGCCGCAGGGGCTGCCGGCACCGGAGCCGGTCTCCCCGGCGAGCCTGCTGAACGACCCGGCCGACCAGCGCCAACGGGGCTGA
- a CDS encoding transglycosylase domain-containing protein → MAPPRPPLSRLFTVLLAGVLAGLVLAVAALPGNLLLGFAAKAAVGSYAALPEALRTPVTPQRSYLYANDGKTLITTFYDVNRTDVPLDEIAPVMRQAIVAAEDRRFYDHGGADLRGLLRAVVSNVSGGGQQGGSTLTMQYVRNVLKTDPGRTAEERAAATEQTVGRKIQEIRYATALEQRLSKDEILNRYLNIAYFGSGAYGIAAASQRYFAKSPAELTLGEAALLAGLVQSPEAYSPIDGDADAALERRGYVLDSMVSTGAIGAEEAARARTEKLTLRPTAQPNGCTAVAQGHDDWGFFCDYLRQWWLAQPEFGASVEEREQALRRGGYTVVTSLDPQIQATAQKQATGVYSYDNKRALPIAAVEPGTGRVLAMAVNRHYSLDANPDGQANRPNTVNPLISGGDSVDGYQAGSTFKLFTMLAALEAGKPLATGFDAPSRLPTRYAAEGEGSCDGRWCPANANPEWMDGYRMMWDGFGRSVNTYFVWLAEQVGQEKVVEMAKRLGITFRADADATFAENDAADWGSFTLGVTATTPLDLANAYATVAAEGTYCAPLPVVSVTAADGQRVPVGDPSCRRVLDADVARAATDAARCPVGQQSAFAQCNGGTATSVNRILDGRPVAGKTGSSEKNATETFVGFTPQVAVAGIAANPDDPTDSVGAAVQARVIDAVARVIGTAVAGEPEKAFAAPSRELVGDPRRPVERPPVEQRRPSEQRRPSPSDDQRLSDLRRWLERRG, encoded by the coding sequence ATGGCCCCACCCCGCCCGCCGCTGTCGCGGCTGTTCACCGTGCTGCTCGCCGGCGTGCTCGCCGGCCTCGTCCTGGCGGTCGCCGCGCTACCGGGAAACCTGCTGCTCGGGTTCGCCGCCAAGGCCGCGGTCGGGTCGTACGCCGCGCTGCCCGAGGCGCTGCGAACCCCGGTCACGCCGCAACGCTCCTACCTCTACGCCAACGACGGCAAGACGCTGATCACCACGTTCTACGACGTCAACCGCACCGACGTGCCGCTCGACGAGATCGCCCCGGTGATGCGGCAGGCGATCGTGGCGGCCGAGGACCGGCGCTTCTACGACCACGGCGGCGCCGACCTGCGCGGGCTGCTGCGGGCCGTGGTGTCGAACGTCTCCGGCGGCGGCCAGCAGGGCGGCTCCACGCTGACCATGCAGTACGTCCGCAACGTGCTCAAGACCGACCCCGGCCGCACCGCCGAGGAGCGCGCCGCGGCCACCGAGCAGACCGTCGGGCGCAAGATCCAGGAGATCCGGTACGCCACGGCGCTGGAGCAGCGCCTGAGCAAGGACGAGATCCTCAACCGGTACCTGAACATCGCGTACTTCGGCTCCGGGGCGTACGGCATCGCGGCGGCCAGTCAGCGCTACTTCGCCAAGTCCCCGGCGGAGCTGACCCTCGGCGAGGCGGCCCTGCTCGCCGGCCTGGTGCAGTCGCCGGAGGCGTACAGCCCGATCGACGGTGACGCGGACGCCGCCCTGGAGCGCCGCGGCTACGTGCTGGACTCGATGGTCTCCACCGGCGCGATCGGCGCCGAGGAGGCCGCGCGGGCCAGGACCGAGAAGCTGACGCTGCGCCCCACCGCCCAGCCCAACGGCTGCACCGCCGTCGCCCAGGGGCACGACGACTGGGGCTTCTTCTGCGATTACCTGCGGCAGTGGTGGCTCGCGCAGCCCGAGTTCGGGGCCAGCGTCGAGGAGCGCGAGCAGGCGCTGCGCCGCGGCGGCTACACGGTGGTGACCTCGCTCGACCCGCAGATCCAGGCCACCGCGCAGAAGCAGGCCACCGGCGTCTACTCCTACGACAACAAGCGCGCCCTGCCGATCGCCGCCGTCGAACCGGGCACCGGCCGGGTGCTGGCGATGGCGGTCAACCGGCACTACAGCCTCGACGCCAACCCGGACGGGCAGGCCAACCGCCCCAACACCGTCAACCCGCTGATCTCCGGCGGCGACAGCGTGGACGGCTACCAGGCCGGCTCGACGTTCAAGCTCTTCACCATGCTCGCCGCGCTGGAGGCCGGCAAGCCGCTCGCCACCGGCTTCGACGCGCCCAGCCGGCTGCCCACCCGGTACGCCGCCGAGGGCGAGGGCAGCTGTGACGGCCGGTGGTGCCCGGCCAACGCCAACCCGGAGTGGATGGACGGCTACCGGATGATGTGGGACGGCTTCGGCCGCTCGGTGAACACCTACTTCGTCTGGCTGGCCGAACAGGTCGGGCAGGAGAAGGTGGTCGAGATGGCCAAGCGCCTCGGCATCACCTTCCGGGCCGACGCCGACGCCACCTTCGCCGAGAACGACGCCGCCGACTGGGGCTCGTTCACCCTGGGCGTGACCGCCACCACCCCGCTCGACCTGGCCAACGCGTACGCCACGGTGGCCGCCGAGGGCACGTACTGCGCGCCGCTGCCGGTGGTCTCGGTGACCGCCGCCGACGGCCAGCGGGTGCCGGTCGGCGACCCGTCCTGCCGCCGGGTGCTCGACGCCGACGTGGCCCGGGCCGCCACCGACGCGGCCCGCTGTCCGGTCGGCCAGCAGTCCGCGTTCGCGCAGTGCAACGGGGGCACGGCCACCTCGGTGAACCGGATCCTCGACGGCCGGCCGGTGGCCGGCAAGACCGGTAGCTCGGAGAAGAACGCCACCGAGACCTTCGTCGGCTTCACCCCGCAGGTGGCGGTCGCCGGGATCGCCGCCAACCCGGACGACCCGACCGACTCGGTGGGCGCGGCGGTGCAGGCGAGGGTGATCGACGCGGTCGCCCGGGTCATCGGCACCGCCGTCGCCGGCGAGCCGGAGAAGGCCTTCGCCGCGCCGAGCCGCGAGCTGGTCGGCGACCCGCGCCGCCCGGTGGAGCGCCCGCCGGTCGAACAGCGCCGCCCGTCCGAGCAGCGGCGGCCGTCGCCCTCGGACGACCAGCGCCTGTCCGACCTGCGCCGCTGGCTGGAGCGCCGCGGCTGA
- a CDS encoding dihydrofolate reductase family protein produces the protein MRKIIYGVHQSLDGFIEGPNGEFDWPEMGPELSAYSLAQCDRAGAFLYGRRVWEFMAAYWPQAESISDHPHDLAFAPIWRRTPKVVVSRTLTAAEHGARVVGGGDLGKEVTALKEQPGGDLLLNGGAGAAGALTDLGLVDEYQIFVHPVVLGGGKPVFSVPGRLNLHLVESRTFDGRSVLLRYRRAD, from the coding sequence ATGCGGAAAATCATCTACGGGGTGCACCAGTCGCTCGACGGGTTCATCGAGGGACCGAACGGCGAGTTCGACTGGCCGGAGATGGGCCCGGAGCTGTCCGCGTACTCGCTGGCGCAGTGCGACCGGGCCGGCGCGTTCCTCTACGGTCGCCGGGTCTGGGAGTTCATGGCCGCCTACTGGCCGCAGGCCGAGTCGATCTCCGATCACCCGCACGACCTCGCGTTCGCGCCCATCTGGCGGCGTACGCCGAAGGTGGTGGTCTCGCGAACCCTCACCGCCGCCGAGCACGGCGCGCGGGTGGTCGGCGGCGGCGACCTCGGCAAGGAGGTCACCGCGCTCAAGGAGCAGCCGGGCGGCGATCTGCTGCTCAACGGCGGGGCCGGCGCCGCCGGCGCGCTGACCGACCTCGGCCTGGTCGACGAGTACCAGATCTTCGTCCACCCGGTGGTGCTCGGCGGTGGCAAGCCGGTCTTCTCGGTCCCGGGGCGGCTCAACCTGCACCTGGTCGAGTCGCGGACGTTCGACGGCAGGTCGGTGCTGTTGCGCTACCGCCGTGCGGACTGA